In Pyrus communis chromosome 1, drPyrComm1.1, whole genome shotgun sequence, the following are encoded in one genomic region:
- the LOC137726689 gene encoding uncharacterized protein, which produces MVDESRDISTKEQMTVILHYVDNKGPVIERFMGVQHVTETTLSKLKESIDEFLKLHDLSYSNLQGQGYDGVSNMRAKKNSDVGTFCTMTNSLVNVVGCSSFDKEKLVRLAQMYPKDFTDRDRSAFQDQLDIHIHFVRSNNDFSKLWGINELAKKMVEKGLHRTFAYVYLLVQLALVLPVAIASLEKAFSAMNIIKGPLRNKMGDQWLSDSLVVYIEKYVYSCIAFIDQVAISRALNGIGLALVTPPIQSLVADSTDDNNRGMAFGWLQLTGNVG; this is translated from the exons ATGGTAGATGAATCACGTGATATTTCAACAAAGGAGCAAATGACGGTGATTTTGCATTATGTGGACAACAAAGGTCCGGTAATTGAAAGGTTCATGGGAGTCCAACATGTTACCGAAACAACTTTAAGTAAACTAAAAGAGTCCATTGATGAGTTCTTGAAACTACATGATTTGAGCTACTCCAACCTACAAGGTCAAGGTTATGATGGTGTGAGTAATATGAGAG CAAAGAAAAACTCCGATGTTGGCACTTTTTGCACAATGACAAATAGTTTGGTGAATGTTGTTGGATGCTCAT CTTTTGATAAAGAGAAGCTTGTTCGCCTTGCTCAGATGTATCCTAAAGATTTCACAGATCGAGATAGATCGGCATTTCAAGATCAACTTGATATTCACATTCATTTTGTGCGTTCTAATAATGATTTTTCTAAATTGTGGGGGATTAATGAGCTTGCTaagaaaatggtggagaaaGGGTTGCATCGAACatttgcatatgtatatttGCTTGTTCAGTTGGCTTTGGTTTTACCAGTTGCAATTGCTTCATTGGAGAAGGCATTTTCCgctatgaatatcattaagggtccacttcgcaacaaaatgggagatcaatggttgagtgacagcttagttgtttacattgagaaaTATGTTTATTCATGTATTG CTTTTATTGATCAGGTGGCTATATCCAGAGCTTTGAATGGGATTGGCCTTGCTCTAGTTACTCCGCCTATCCAGTCCCTTGTAGCTGACTCAACTGATGACAACAACCGAGGTATGGCTTTCGGATGGCTTCAACTAACGGGCAATGTTGGTTGA
- the LOC137726716 gene encoding uncharacterized protein, whose translation MTKQEWEEPYIPVKSSKLWVNSAGPAILETLIEVGNNEQKIIATLRMLAYGASVDQVDEITRMGKSTILESLMRFCGVIKSIYTAEYLQKLTNMDLQRLLKKGEMVPGAQNDLNVLAQSPVFNDVLQGKAPKVMYYVNRRMYDEPYYLANNIYPRWSTFIKIVPRQRSAKEKHFASCQEGSRKEVERCFGILQAHWAIVKGAARLFDVESL comes from the exons atgacgaagcaagaatGGGAAGAGCCTTACATTCCCGTCAAGTCATCTAAGTTGTGGGTCAATTCTGCAGGCCCAGCCATTctggaaaccttgatagaagtaGGCAACAATGAG CAAAAAATTATTGCtaccttgcggatgcttgcatatggagcatctgtagaccaagtggatgagataacgaggatggggaaatcaaccattcttgagtccctgatgaggttttgcggagtaATCAAATCTATCTACACTGCAGAGTACCTTCAGAAACTTACTAacatggacttgcaaaggctttTGAAGAAGGGTGAGAT GgttccgggagctcaaaatgacctcaatgtccttgcccaatccccagtgttcaacgatgtcctgcaaggaaaggcaccaaaagtcatGTACTACGTCAATAGACGTATGTACGACGAGCCATATTACCTAGCAAAcaacatttacccaaggtggtcaacatttatcAAAATAGTGCCACGTCagcgaagtgcaaaggaaaaacactttgcaagctgtcaagaggggtccAGGAAGGAggtggagcgttgttttggtatcctccaagctcatTGGGCGATCGTCaagggtgctgccagattgtttgatgtagagtcgctttga
- the LOC137726700 gene encoding uncharacterized protein: MSVIKIPSFQIVVAQGVTGSFPWSALSFAPMWLELTGFSHGKSAFLIALFVIGSCLGGLFGGKMRDILSMRLPNAGRIILAQISSTSAIPLAAILLLALPADPSTLVIHGFILFIMGFLISWNAPATNNPIFAEIVPERSRTNVYALDRSFESILSSFVPPVVGILAQRVYGYKPVPQGSSASEEIATDRGNALSLAKALYTAIGIPMALCCVIYSFLYCTYPRDRERARMEVLIESEMQQIELEDSPTGGEYSRARFPESEELYVMKVRTLLMLIPMMMNRHCYTAS, translated from the exons ATGTCGGTTATTAAAATTCCTTCCTTTCAGATCGTTGTGGCGCAGGGTGTTACTGGTTCATTTCCTTGGTCAGCATTGTCATTTGCGCCCATGTGGTTGGAACTTACTGGCTTCTCTCATGGGAAATCCGCTTTCCTCATTGCCTTGTTTGTGATTGGAAGTTGCCTCGGTGGCTTGTTTGGAGGTAAAATGCGAGATATCCTTTCCATGCGTCTTCCAAACGCAGGAAGGATTATATTAGCACAGATAAGCTCCACATCTGCCATCCCTCTTGCAGCAATTCTTTTGCTTGCATTACCTGCGGATCCATCTACGCTTGTCATCCATGGTTTCATCTTGTTCATCATGGGCTTCTTAATTTCATGGAATGCTCCAGCTACAAACAA TCCGATTTTTGCAGAGATAGTTCCTGAGAGATCCCGAACAAATGTATATGCTTTGGACAGATCTTTCGAGTCCATACTTTCATCGTTCGTTCCTCCAGTAGTTGGGATATTGGCTCAACGCGTTTATGGTTATAAACCAGTTCCTCAAGGGTCCAGTGCATCTGAAGAGATTGCCACGGATAGGGGGAACGCTTTGTCATTGGCAAAAGCACTATATACAGCAATAGGAATTCCAATGGCTCTCTGTTGTGTCATTTACTCATTCCTATATTGCACCTACCCAAGAGACAGGGAGCGTGCACGGATGGAAGTTTTAATAGAATCAGAGATGCAACAAATAGAATTAGAAGATTCGCCTACCGGCGGAGAATATTCACGTGCTAGGTTTCCTGAATCAGAAGAGCTGTATGTTATGAAGGTGAGGACACTCTTGATGCTGATACCGATGATGATGAACAGACACTGCTATACCGCCAGTTAA